In a single window of the Antedon mediterranea chromosome 1, ecAntMedi1.1, whole genome shotgun sequence genome:
- the LOC140056011 gene encoding uncharacterized protein: MFRPTFRRSEEGALILEDTSAAVVFNSLRKRPTGKCLTPDVRQDALKEVCRLGGNTKDECDVLGCYKFQHCKYSGQTFKWMVENVLEYAVCFVIKMANEIPSTSSLSINKFNFKRYLESFPEGKEAIAMKEIKRRRKCPTRQTSYIPVGIKLQKVEDVTDETLSGTDVFDASLQPSTSYAPAQPNTSYEPVSTMPSTTITIKQSEDCLIPDKWKKNLPEIDQQWISKTLFKKSKKGTAELDSTKLKQLWYYPPQPDPLNKNIPMANSYFGHRLLLWLPRKTWQVKLVCPRPECKSYPLTSGGLHGIVRPVLDLDCHYFLATEQLRCSNCKQRQIGWSENILKQLDLAHRLQFPVVLSYHLACDNRVLQLLKYRGLGNSPSQLRQQVLEQHTRRWNERVALYLENCKKFCGSRDDYVIAASKFDEVSKMIPVPSVQWFLTIYCNEVMGRIDELKASITSTFGRVLKIDSTKRIVRKLAGRACGTGAWATNVGNEYGQVLITVLTAAEGCGLNNMTNGIINRYALAGVPPPEILYVDRDCCGHSSIRKMFSAWPDMKIRLDIWHFMRRIAAACSTESHQLYPIFLKRLSACIFEWSADDVELLKLAKREQLIASKKHSNPTDDIILKNIS, encoded by the exons atgttCAGACCAACTTTTCGGCGCAGTGAAGAGGGTGCCTTAATTCTTGAAGATACATCTGCTGCTGTAGTATTTAACAGCTTGAGAAAACGACCAACTGGCAAGTGTCTAACTCCTGATGTACGGCAAGATGCCTTGAAGGAGGTGTGCAGGCTGGGTGGAAACACCAAAGATGAATGTGATGTGTTGGGCTGCTACAAGTTTCAGCATTGTAAATACAGTGGACAAACATTCAAGTGGATGGTCGAAAATGTACTGGAATATGCAGtatgttttgttattaaaatgGCTAATGAAATTCCAAGTACAAGTTCACTTAGTATTAACAAATTCAACTTTAAGAGGTACTTGGAGTCTTTCCCAGAAGGCAAAGAAGCCATagcaatgaaagaaataaaacgCCGCAGGAAATGCCCAACTAGACAGACATCGTACATACCTGTTGGTATTAAGCTACAAAAGGTTGAGGATGTCACAGATGAAACACTTTCTGGTACTGATGTCTTTGATGCTTCTTTGCAACCATCAACCTCATATGCACCAG CTCAACCAAATACATCTTATGAACCTGTTAGTACTATGCCATCCACTACAATAACTATCAAACAGAGTGAAG ATTGTCTCATACCAGATAAATGGAAGAAGAACTTGCCCGAGATCGATCAGCAGTGGATTTCAAAAACCTTATTCAAGAAATCGAAGAAGGGGACTGCAGAGTTGGATTCAACTAAACTCAAACAACTTTGGTATTATCCACCTCAACCGGATCCGCTCAACAAAAACATACCCATGGCCAACAGTTACTTCGGTCATCGTCTTCTTCTTTGGTTGCCCCGCAAGACTTGGCAGGTCAAGCTGGTCTGCCCTCGGCCAGAATGCAAGAGCTATCCACTAACATCAGGCGGCCTCCATGGAATCGTTCGTCCGGTCCTGGATTTAGACTGCCACTACTTTCTTGCAACAGAGCAACTGAGGTGCTCTAATTGCAAACAAAGACAAATTGGCTGgagtgaaaacattttaaagcaaCTTGATTTAGCACATCGCCTTCAGTTTCCTGTTGTACTTTCGTATCACTTGGCCTGCGACAACCGGGTCCTGCAGCTTCTAAAGTACCGCGGTCTCGGTAACAGTCCATCACAGCTTCGCCAACAAGTCTTAGAACAACACACAAGGCGGTGGAATGAGAGAGTGGCTCTCTACTTAGAAAATTGCAAGAAGTTCTGTGGTTCTCGTGATGATTATGTCATTGCTGCTTCTAAATTTGATGAGGTGTCTAAAATGATTCCTGTTCCCTCTGTCCAATGGTTCCTTACCATCTACTGCAACGAAGTAATGGGAAGAATCGACGAACTCAAGGCTTCTATCACATCGACGTTCGGAAGAGTGTTGAAGATTGACTCGACCAAAAgg ATTGTAAGGAAGCTAGCCGGTCGTGCATGTGGAACAGGAGCGTGGGCAACAAACGTCGGAAATGAGTACGGCCAGGTGCTCATTACAGTCCTGACTGCTGCAGAAGGATGTGGCTTAAACAACATGACAAACGGCATCATTAACCGATATGCTTTGGCAGGCGTACCTCCTCCCGAGATTCTCTACGTCGACCGTGACTGCTGCGGTCATTCAAGCATAAGGAAGATGTTCAGCGCCTGGCCTGACATGAAAATTCGTCTGGACATCTGGCACTTCATGAGGAGAATTGCTGCAGCTTGTTCAACAGAATCACATCAGTTGTATCCGATATTTCTCAAACGTCTTTCCGCTTGCATTTTTGAGTGGAGCGCTGACGATGTTGAACTTCTGAAGCTCGCCAAGCGTGAACAGCTCATTGCAAGCAAGAAGCATTCCAACCCAACAGACGACATCATATTGAAAAACATCAGCTAG
- the LOC140056024 gene encoding uncharacterized protein produces the protein MGVPLLDSEQTWDIWSSQERHIACIQDPEGIPLYTKTSEMLKGGVTLPVYRCARGSTSLESFHLHLNRFIPGERSSDLHFQAYLMDGLVRWNANRALAATQSGGPISSTYSGLHQHALNILSEQVIGKKVYKSFIIPNKYTGELIGVEYLYNQSNKVLETQFPVKTDTIYDEDFDEEIYTFDVDEGYDDKTQPDYKPPKRCFKPRNAKEPSPPQLEPLPSCDDNDDDDGEGKAALFDTELEDSTGPDNIPGYAKVEALADYLMQFKEDSGVISQSHAEHVAKLWNNLDAYDKTIKRKARHQDYLTKGRFKKSKTTSVIPGVESTRRCFLGQNTGPAQWPDCNRCMECIITKLCEAYPSTVSIEGKRFQRWPLITKGYKNIRRKVLSNGHLMLFAKLQLMEINRTTLIQWYNRTSKKQERQVLESGISATIPKLVSDKTLLEPLTKPAVLNVHTSAPSFTFVLPKNTSGLATLGNRPSIPVPGEIAKPPPSVPEASSTRIPRTTLLYRKRVAKDISEGKPIKIYKPRTSAIVCSKCKQSRLNKNHTQYYGNWYCAATSDVTFKEWKSAMVAIRRLRQERKKKQQKE, from the exons ATGGGCGTCCCACTCTTAGACTCTGAACAGACCTGGGATATCTGGAGCTCACAAGAGCGACACATCGCCTGCATCCAGGATCCAGAAGGCATCCCGCTCTACACAAAAACCAGTGAGATGCTTAAGGGTGGAGTTACCTTGCCAGTATATCGTTGCGCAAGAGGCTCCACTTCTTTGGAATCGTTTCATCTTCACCTTAACAGGTTTATTCCAG GTGAGCGTTCTAGCGACTTACATTTCCAAGCTTACCTGATGGATGGACTTGTTCGATGGAATGCAAACCGTGCACTAGCCGCTACCCAGTCTGGAGGACCCATCTCCAGTACATATAGTGGACTGCATCAGCATGCTCTCAACATACTGTCAGAGCAAGTGATTGGCAAAAAAGTGTACAAAAGTTTTATCATTCCAAACAAGTACACTGGAGAACTCATCGGAGTGGAGTACCTGTACAACCAGTCGAACAAAGTGCTCGAAACTCAATTTCCTGTCAAAACAGATACCATTTATGATGAAGACTTTGATGAAGAAATTTACACTTTTGATGTTGATGAAGGGTATGATGACAAGACTCAACCAGACTACAAACCACCTAAGCGTTGTTTTAAACCTCGAAATGCTAAAGAACCCTCACCACCCCAGCTGGAGCCCTTGCCTTCATGtgacgataatgatgatgatgatggtgaaggAAAAGCAGCCCTTTTTGACACA gaACTTGAGGATTCCACTGGACCGGACAACATTCCAGGCTACGCCAAAGTTGAAGCCCTGGCAGACTACCTTATGCAGTTTAAGGAAGACAGTGGAGTGATAAGTCAAAGTCATGCTGAACATGTCGCAAAGTTGTGGAACAACCTGGATGCTTATGACAAAACCATTAAGCGCAAAGCACGGCATCAAGATTACCTGACGAAAGGCAGGTTCAAGAAAAGTAAAACTACTTCCGTAATACCTGGTGTCGAAAGCACTCGACG atgcTTCTTAGGTCAGAACACCGGGCCAGCTCAGTGGCCGGACTGCAATCGATGTATGGAGTGCATTATTACAAAACTATGTGAAGCGTATCCATCTACCGTATCTATCGAAGGTAAACGTTTCCAGCGCTGGCCGCTCATTACCAAAGGCTACAAGAACATTCGTCGGAAAGTGCTGTCGAATGGACACCTGATGTTGTTTGCTAAGCTTCAGTTGATGGAGATAAATCGTACGACACTCATCCAGTG GTACAACAGAACGTCAAAGAAGCAAGAGCGGCAAGTGTTGGAATCTGGCATCTCGGCAACAATACCCAAACTTGTCTCTGATAAAACCCTACTTGAACCTTTAACCAAGCCAGCGGTGCTAAACGTTCATACAAGCGCTCCATCTTTCACATTTGTCCTACCAAAAAACACTTCCGGCCTAGCGACTCTAGGAAACAGACCGTCGATCCCAGTTCCTGGCGAGATAGCAAAACCACCACCGTCAGTCCCTGAGGCTAGCAGTACTCGTATTCCTAGAACTACCCTCTTGTACAGAAAACGAGTGGCTAAAGACATATCGGAAGGGAAACcgatcaaaatatacaaaccaAGAACGTCTGCGATTGTGTGCTCAAAGTGTAAGCAATCAAGATTAAATAAGAACCACACTCAGTACTATGGAAATTGGTATTGTGCTGCAACATCTGATGTGACTTTTAAAGAATGGAAATCGGCTATGGTTGCCATCCGTCGCCTTCGTCAAGAGAGGAAAAAAAAGCAGCAAAAAGAATGA
- the LOC140055624 gene encoding uncharacterized protein: protein MIPVPSVQWFLTIYCNEVMGRIDELKASITSTFGRVLKIDSTKRIVRKLAGRACGTGVWATNVGNEYGQVLITVLTAAEGCGLNNMTNGIINRYALAGVPPPEILYVDRDCCGHSSIRKMFSAWPDMKIRLDIWHFMRRIAAACSTESHQLYPIFLKRLSACIFEWSADDVERLKLAKREQLIASKKHSNPTDDIILKNISKKEYALHCRRTTRGTRETANLIRELLTSLDGEEGRDTMGVPLLDSEQTWDIWSSQERHIACIQDPEGIPLYTKTSEMLKGGVTLPVYRCARGSTSLESFHLHLNRFIPGERASDLHFQAYLMDGLVRWNANRALAATQSGGPISSTYSGLHQHALNILAEQVIGKKVYKSFIIPNKYTGELIGVEYLYNQSNKVLETQFPVKTDTIYDEDFDEEIYTFDVDEGYDDKTQPDYKPPKRCFKPRNAKEPSPPQLEPLPSCDDNDDDGEGKAALFDTELEDSTGPDNIPGYAKVEALADYLMQFKEDSGVISQSHAEHVAKLWNNLDAYDKTIKRKARHQDYLTKGRFKKSKTTSVIPGVESTRRCFLGQNTGPAQWPDCNRYMECIITKLCEAYPSTVSIEGKRFQRWPLITKGYKNIRRKVLSNGHLMLFAKLQLMEINRTTLIQWYNRTSKKQERQVLESGISATIPKLVSDKTLLEPLTKPAVLNVHTSAPSFTFVLPKNTSGLATLRNRPPPSVPEASSTRIPRTTLLYRKRVAKDISEGKPIKIYKPRTSAIVCSKCKQPRLNKNHTQYYGNWYCAATSDVTFKEWKSAMVAIRRLRQERKKKQQKE from the exons ATGATTCCTGTTCCCTCTGTCCAATGGTTCCTTACCATCTACTGCAACGAAGTAATGGGAAGAATCGACGAACTCAAGGCTTCTATCACATCGACGTTCGGAAGAGTGTTGAAGATTGACTCGACCAAAAgg ATTGTAAGGAAGCTAGCCGGTCGTGCATGTGGAACAGGAGTGTGGGCAACAAACGTCGGAAATGAGTACGGCCAGGTGCTCATTACAGTCCTGACTGCTGCAGAAGGATGTGGCTTAAACAACATGACAAACGGCATCATTAACCGATATGCTTTGGCAGGCGTACCTCCTCCCGAGATTCTCTACGTCGACCGTGACTGCTGCGGTCATTCAAGCATAAGGAAGATGTTCAGCGCCTGGCCTGACATGAAAATTCGTCTGGACATCTGGCACTTCATGAGGAGAATTGCTGCAGCTTGTTCAACAGAATCACATCAGTTGTATCCGATATTTCTCAAACGTCTTTCCGCTTGCATTTTTGAGTGGAGCGCTGACGATGTTGAACGTCTGAAGCTCGCCAAGCGTGAACAGCTCATTGCAAGCAAGAAGCATTCCAACCCAACAGACGACATCATATTGAAAAACATCAGCAAGAAGGAGTATGCTTTACATTGTCGCAGGACAACACGAGGGACTCGCGAGACTGCCAACCTAATCCGAGAGCTGCTGACTTCCCTCGATGGTGAAGAAGGCCGTGACACAATGGGCGTCCCACTCTTAGACTCTGAACAGACCTGGGATATCTGGAGCTCACAAGAGCGACACATCGCCTGCATCCAGGATCCAGAAGGCATCCCGCTCTACACAAAAACCAGTGAGATGCTTAAGGGTGGAGTTACCTTGCCAGTATATCGTTGCGCAAGAGGCTCCACTTCTTTGGAATCGTTTCATCTTCACCTTAACAGGTTTATTCCAG GTGAGCGTGCTAGCGACTTACATTTCCAAGCTTACCTGATGGATGGACTTGTTCGATGGAATGCAAACCGTGCACTAGCCGCTACCCAGTCTGGAGGACCCATCTCCAGTACATATAGTGGACTGCATCAGCATGCTCTCAACATACTGGCAGAGCAAGTGATTGGCAAAAAAGTGTACAAAAGTTTTATCATTCCAAACAAGTACACTGGAGAACTCATCGGAGTGGAGTACCTGTACAACCAGTCGAACAAAGTGCTCGAAACTCAATTTCCTGTCAAAACAGATACCATTTATGATGAAGACTTTGATGAAGAAATTTACACTTTTGATGTTGATGAAGGGTATGATGACAAGACTCAACCAGACTACAAACCACCTAAGCGTTGTTTTAAACCTCGAAATGCTAAAGAACCCTCACCACCCCAGCTGGAGCCCTTGCCTTCATGtgacgataatgatgatgatggtgaaggAAAAGCAGCCCTTTTTGACACA gaACTTGAGGATTCCACTGGACCGGACAACATTCCAGGCTACGCCAAAGTTGAAGCCCTGGCAGACTACCTTATGCAGTTTAAGGAAGACAGTGGAGTGATAAGTCAAAGTCATGCTGAACATGTCGCAAAGTTGTGGAACAACCTGGATGCTTATGACAAAACCATTAAGCGCAAAGCACGGCATCAAGATTACCTGACGAAAGGCAGGTTCAAGAAAAGTAAAACTACTTCCGTAATACCTGGTGTCGAAAGCACTCGACG atgcTTCTTAGGTCAGAACACCGGGCCAGCTCAGTGGCCGGACTGCAATCGATATATGGAGTGCATTATTACAAAACTATGTGAAGCGTATCCATCTACCGTATCTATCGAAGGTAAACGTTTCCAGCGCTGGCCGCTCATTACCAAAGGCTACAAGAACATTCGTCGGAAAGTGCTATCGAATGGACACCTGATGTTGTTTGCTAAGCTTCAGTTGATGGAGATAAATCGTACGACACTCATCCAGTG GTACAACAGAACGTCAAAGAAGCAAGAGCGGCAAGTGTTGGAATCTGGCATCTCGGCAACAATACCCAAACTTGTCTCTGATAAAACCCTACTTGAACCTTTAACCAAGCCAGCGGTGCTAAACGTTCATACAAGCGCTCCATCTTTCACATTTGTCCTACCGAAAAACACTTCCGGCCTAGCGACTCTAAGAAACAGACCACCACCATCAGTCCCTGAGGCTAGCAGTACTCGTATTCCTAGAACTACCCTCTTGTACAGAAAACGAGTGGCTAAAGACATATCGGAAGGGAAACcgatcaaaatatacaaaccaAGAACGTCTGCGATTGTGTGCTCAAAGTGTAAGCAACCAAGATTAAATAAGAACCACACTCAGTACTATGGAAATTGGTATTGTGCTGCAACATCTGATGTGACTTTTAAAGAATGGAAATCGGCTATGGTTGCCATCCGTCGCCTTCGTCAAGAGAGGAAAAAAAAGCAGCAAAAAGAATGA
- the LOC140046294 gene encoding uncharacterized protein — MSTLPKKHHERSKIAVDRPKYREGNRDRAVKVFTINKESVYLLIQGVPDVKITRELLELCSLYGTIDEYRILDDYPTEQFTKVYWIKYQQLQAARVAKRKLDDQSFYGGVLHVCYAPEYETVSDTRLKLQERRKTIARRTRQIQLEDAHTSNDGHQNDEQILSTSKSQPSGLIQDEKEVSKRNEISSDSQIYTKDKQTYDSFPPALPDPPKQLPFEKWKRSKYDGDQPPLPSAHSTLPPQFNPYPAGYRHPGPPQSRWPRLRKKTQYTDDYYRPSGQFKEHLQEEARHPKLSKEVNLIKSCLNLEQYRDYCPSQRPRHREQFDFRHHKPPRQFQNSMHTVASISDSQHVNTKKNQDGIKFVPPSVTRKRTSSQANLNTTPNECEKRVYEGQMTSPSKPGITLYRQGNNSVEYEQPPGPKQISTESCSFRRTVESIRSKMKMVSKVPHLPEASTVPPAISSTERIRI; from the exons atgtcGACTTTGCCAAAAAAGCACCATGAACGTAGTAAAATTGCAGTAGATCGTCCTAAGTATAGAGAAGGCAACCGTGATCGAGCTGTCAAA GTATTTACTATCAACAAAGAATCAGTGTATCTTTTGATACAAGGTGTACCTGACGTAAAGATCACCAGAGAGTTATTAGAACTGTGTTCTCTCTATGGTACAATAGATGAGTATCGAATACTAGACGATTACCCAACAGAACAATTTACCAAAGTATATTGGATAAAATACCAACAACTTCAAGCAGCGAG AGTTGCAAAGCGTAAACTTGATGACCAATCATTCTATGGTGGTGTACTTCATGTTTGCTATGCTCCAGAGTATGAAACGGTGTCTGATACACGACTAAAGTTACAAGAGCGAAGAAAGACTATTGCAAGAAGGACACGCCAAATCCAACTAGAAG atGCTCATACTTCTAATGATGGACATCAAAATGACGAGCAGATACTTAGCACGTCTAAAAGTCAGCCATCAGGTTTAATACAAGATGAAAAAGAAGTCTCAAAAAGGAATGAAATATCATCTGATAGTCAAATTTACACTAAAGATAAACAAACATATGACAGTTTTCCTCCAGCGTTGCCAGATCCACCAAAGCAACTACCATTTGAAAAATGGAAACGTTCAAAATATGATGGCGATCAACCACCATTACCAAGTGCTCACTCTACGCTACCCCCTCAGTTCAATCCATATCCTGCAGGGTATAGACACCCTGGCCCACCACAATCGCGTTGGCCTAGACTTAGAAAAAAAACGCAATACACTGATGACTATTATCGGCCTTCAGGCCAATTTAAAGAGCATTTACAAGAAGAGGCTAGGCATCCAAAGCTATCAAAAGAGGTAAATCTCATTAAATCATGTCTCAATTTAGAACAATACAGGGATTATTGTCCATCTCAAAGGCCTAGGCACCGAGAACAATTTGACTTTAGGCATCACAAACCACCAAGGCAATTTCAAAATAGCATGCATACTGTTGCATCAATTTCTGATTCCCAACATGTAAACACAAAGAAGAATCAAGATGGTATAAAGTTTGTCCCACCAAGTGTAACAAGAAAACGTACATCATCTCAAGCTAATTTAAATACTACACCAAATGAGTGCGAGAAGAGAGTATACGAAGGGCAAATGACGTCACCCTCAAAACCAGGAATTACGTTATACAGACAAGGCAATAATTCAGTTGAGTATGAACAGCCACCAGGGCCAAAACAGATATCCACGGAAAGCTGCTCATTTAGAAGGACAGTTGAAAGTATTAGAAGTAAAATGAAAATG GTTTCAAAAGTACCACACTTACCTGAAGCATCAACAGTGCCACCAGCTATTTCAAGTACAGAACGAATACGCATTTGA
- the LOC140046303 gene encoding uncharacterized protein, whose product MPTTVSWSKGQDCLVPEGWKQTLSEIDQEWISKALFKESKKGTAELDSTKLKQMWFDPPKPDLLCKNIPKARSYFGHRLLLWMPRKIWLIKLVCTRPGCKNRPLTSAGLYRHVRLVLDLDCHYILATEYLECPNCHAKQIGWSNNILEQLDLPHRLQFPAVLSYRLACDNRVLQLLKYRGFGNSPSQLRQQVLEQHARRWNERVALYLQDCKKFCDARDSGLITAPKFDQVSEMIPVPSVKWFLTIYSNDVMRRIDELKASITSTFGRVLKIDSTKKIVKKLAGYASGTAAWATNVGNEHGQVLISVLTAAEGCGVEKMIQGIIDRYASAGVPPAEILYVDRDCCGRSTMTKMFSVWPDMHIRLDIWHFMRKIAAACATESHQLYPIFLKRLSACIFEWSAEDVERLKRAKRGQLIASKAHSDPTDDIILQNISKREFALHCRRTTRGTRETANLIRELLTSLDGEEGRDTLGVPLLDSDRTWEIWNSQERHVACIQDPEGIQLYVKTSEMIKGGVTLPVYRCARGSTSLESFHLHLNRFIPGERASDVHFQAYLMDGLVRWNTNRAVAATQSGAPHPNTYSGLHQHGLNTLAEQVFGKKLYNSFVLPIKYTGELIGVEYLYNQTNKVLETHFSDDESDDADFDEEVYTFDVDEGYDDKTQPDYEPPSLRRLGGRHHRAPPEVRQPSPIPQQPPSSHDGSDAEEDAAPIDTELEDSAGPDNISGYAKVEALADCLFQFKEDSGVISKTQAEQITQLWNNLDPFDKIIKRQSRHQDYLSKGRFKRSKTTVIPGVESTRRCFLGQNTGPAQWPDCNRYMECLITKLCEAYPSTVISVGGNRSQRWPLIVKGYKNIRRKVLTNGHLSSFAPLQLMEINRTTLIQWYNRTSKKQERQVLESGISAIKPKLVTSRALPEPLIKPAVLYTSTIAPSFTFVLPESTVGQATVRNKTSIPVPPGKMAIPPLPSTSSAPAASSSSSLPVETPIPRSVAYYRKQAANRIAEGKQVKRYKPRTSVSVCSQCKQPRLMENHAQYYGTWYCAAKSNQTMEEWKTAMAAQRRLRKQQKK is encoded by the exons ATGCCTACGACAGTCTCTTGGTCAAAGGGGCAag ACTGCCTTGTACCAGAAGGATGGAAACAGACTTTGTCCGAGATTGACCAAGAGTGGATTTCCAAAGCCTTATTCAAGGAATCAAAGAAGGGGACTGCAGAGTTGGATTCTACCAAACTCAAGCAAATGTGGTTCGACCCACCAAAACCGGATTTGCTCTGCAAGAACATACCAAAAGCCAGAAGCTACTTCGGCCATCGTCTCCTTCTTTGGATGCCACGCAAGATCTGGCTAATCAAGCTAGTCTGCACTCGACCAGGATGCAAGAACCGGCCACTCACATCTGCCGGTCTCTACAGACACGTTCGTCTGGTCCTGGACTTAGACTGCCACTACATACTCGCAACGGAGTACCTGGAGTGCCCTAATTGCCACGCAAAACAAATCGGCTGGAGCAACAACATATTGGAACAACTTGATTTACCACATCGACTCCAGTTCCCCGCTGTACTTTCGTACCGCCTAGCATGCGACAACCGGGTGCTGCAGCTCCTCAAGTACCGCGGATTTGGCAACAGCCCTTCGCAGCTTCGCCAACAAGTCTTGGAGCAACATGCAAGACGGTGGAACGAGAGAGTGGCTCTCTATTTGCAAGATTGCAAGAAGTTCTGTGATGCTCGTGACAGTGGTCTTATTACTGCACCAAAATTCGACCAGGTATCAGAAATGATCCCAGTGCCCTCTGTCAAGTGGTTCCTCACCATTTACTCCAACGATGTAATGCGAAGAATCGACGAGCTCAAGGCTTCAATCACGTCAACATTTGGGAGAGTGTTAAAGATTGACTCGACCAAAAAA attgTCAAAAAGCTAGCCGGCTACGCTTCTGGAACAGCGGCATGGGCAACAAACGTTGGAAATGAGCACGGCCAGGTGCTCATTTCGGTCCTGACTGCTGCAGAAGGATGTGGTGTGGAAAAAATGATCCAAGGCATCATCGACCGATATGCCTCGGCTGGCGTACCTCCCGCAGAGATTCTGTATGTTGATCGTGACTGCTGTGGACGTTCAACCATGACCAAGATGTTCAGCGTCTGGCCCGACATGCATATTCGCCTGGACATCTGGCACTTCATGAGAAAAATTGCTGCAGCCTGTGCAACAGAATCGCACCAGCTGTACCCAATATTTCTCAAGCGTCTATCCGCTTGCATTTTTGAGTGGAGCGCTGAAGATGTTGAGCGCCTGAAGCGTGCCAAGCGTGGACAGCTCATCGCCAGCAAAGCTCACTCCGACCCGACAGATGACATCATCTTGCAAAACATCAGCAAGAGGGAGTTTGCTTTGCATTGTCGCAGAACTACACGAGGAACTCGGGAGACAGCTAACCTGATCCGAGAACTCCTCACTTCGCTCGATGGTGAAGAAGGCCGCGACACGTTGGGCGTCCCACTCTTGGACTCTGACCGTACCTGGGAGATCTGGAACTCGCAAGAGCGACACGTTGCCTGCATTCAGGACCCAGAAGGCATTCAGCTCTATGTTAAAACCAGTGAGATGATCAAGGGTGGAGTCACCTTACCAGTCTACCGTTGTGCAAGAGGCTCCACTTCCTTGGAATCGTTCCATCTTCACCTCAACAGGTTCATTCCAg GTGAGCGTGCTAGCGACGTTCACTTTCAGGCTTACCTGATGGATGGACTTGTGCGATGGAACACAAATCGGGCAGTAGCTGCCACACAGTCTGGAGCCCCACATCCCAACACATACAGTGGGCTACACCAGCATGGCCTGAACACACTGGCAGAGCAAGTGTTTGGTAAGAAGTTGTACAACAGTTTCGTCCTTCCGATCAAGTACACCGGGGAGCTCATCGGAGTCGAGTACTTGTACAACCAAACGAACAAAGTACTCGAAACTCACTTTTCAGATGATGAAAGTGACGATGCAGACTTTGACGAAGAAGTGTACACTTTCGATGTTGACGAAGGGTATGATGACAAAACTCAACCGGACTACGAACCTCCATCACTTCGCCGATTGGGTGGACGTCATCATCGTGCGCCTCCGGAAGTTAGGCAACCCTCGCCGATCCCGCAGCAGCCTCCATCATCACATGATGGTAGTGATGCTGAAGAAGACGCAGCTCCTATCGACACT GAGCTCGAGGATTCTGCAGGACCGGACAACATCTCAGGGTATGCAAAGGTAGAAGCCCTGGCCGACTGTCTATTCCAGTTCAAAGAAGACAGTGGGGTCATAAGTAAAACTCAAGCCGAGCAGATTACACAGCTATGGAACAACCTCGACCCTTTTGACAAAATCATCAAACGCCAATCACGACATCAAGATTACCTGTCCAAGGGCAGGTTCAAAAGGAGTAAAACGACAGTAATCCCAGGTGTCGAAAGCACTAGACG ATGCTTCTTGGGTCAAAACACCGGACCAGCCCAATGGCCAGACTGCAATCGGTACATGGAGTGCCTTATAACAAAACTGTGTGAAGCCTACCCATCTACCGTCATCTCAGTCGGAGGCAACCGATCGCAGCGCTGGCCCCTCATCGTCAAGGGTTACAAGAACATCCGTCGCAAAGTGCTAACGAACGGACACCTTTCGTCGTTTGCTCCGCTTCAGTTGATGGAAATAAACCGTACCACACTGATACAGTG GTACAACAGAACATCGAAGAAGCAAGAGCGGCAAGTCTTGGAATCTGGCATATCTGCAATCAAACCCAAGCTTGTCACCTCTAGAGCCTTGCCCGAACCTTTGATCAAGCCAGCAGTGCTATACACGTCGACGATCGCTCCATCATTCACATTTGTCCTGCCAGAGAGCACTGTTGGGCAAGCGACAGTAAGGAACAAAACGTCAATTCCAGTTCCACCGGGTAAGATGGCAATACCACCACTACCTTCTACGTCATCTGCCCCTGCAGCCAGTAGCAGCAGCAGCCTTCCTGTAGAGACACCGATACCTAGAAGCGTCGCCTACTACAGGAAACAAGCAGCGAACAGAATAGCTGAAGGTAAACAAGTAAAACGCTACAAGCCAAGAACATCAGTGAGTGTGTGTTCTCAGTGCAAACAACCGAGACTGATGGAAAACCACGCTCAGTATTACGGGACTTGGTATTGTGCTGCTAAGTCAAATCAAACCATGGAAGAGTGGAAAACTGCTATGGCTGCTCAACGTCGCCTCCGTAAACAGCAGAAGAAATAA